A stretch of DNA from Paenibacillus albus:
GCGCGGCATCGGTGTCGTATTCGGTCAGCGAAGCCAGCTGTGGTGGGATATCGGCGTTATTGAGTCGTTCCAGCTGCTGCGCAAAGTGTACCGAGTGCCTGAGGCAGAATTCCGGAATCGGCTCAATGAGCTGGTGGAGCGGCTTGACCTTGGCGAGCTGCTGAATCGTCCCGTGCGCAAGCTGAGTCTAGGCCAAAGGATGCGCTGTGAGCTTGTGGCGTCGCTGCTGCATAACCCGTCCATCTTGTTTCTCGATGAGCCGACAATCGGCCTCGATATCGTTGTGAAGACGGAAATCCGTGAATTCTTGAAAAAAATCAACAGGGAGCACGGCACGACAATTCTGCTCACCACGCATGATCTGCAGGACATCGAAGCGCTCTGCTCGCGCGTGATCATGCTTGACGACGGTCGCATTATCTACGACGGAAGTCTTGACGAGCTTAAGGCGAGATGGAGCAAAGGACGCGAGCTGCAGTTCCAATTCGGCGAGCTGCCGCCGCTTGACGTGCTGAAGCAATTGACGCAAGGGCTGGACGGTGTCACATGGACAGTGGATAACGAGCTGACGGCGACGATGTGGCTGCCGCATGAAGTGAATGTGTCCGATGCGCTGGCGCGTGTCGTTGGGAGCCGGGCGGACATTCGCGACATTAAGATTATGGAGACGAACACCGACGAGATCGTTCGTGAGATTTACTCATCCGGCTCTGCTTCGAGCGAAGCGGCGGATAAGCTGAGTCAGTCCTCCTCGAGCACAGAGCAAGCGGTTAGTGAGACAGAGAGTGGGCAAGCAACAGTGGCCGCTGCGTCTGACGAGGAGAAGGGGCAGCAATCATGAACAGCGCCTATCTCGAACTGATCCGCATCCGGTTTCTCATGATGCTCGCATACCGCGTGAACTACTACAGCGGGATCATCATCTACACGATTAACATCGGTGCGTACTATTTTCTGTGGGAAGCGATCTTCGGCGATCAGAAAGTGCTTGCCGGCTTTACGCTTGCCCAGATGACCACTTACGTCGCGGTGTCCTGGATGGCGAGAGCGTTCTACTTCAACAACCTGGACCGTGAAATCGCCAATGAAATCAGAGACGGCAGCGTAGCCGTCCAGTTCATCCGTCCCTATAACTACTTGTTCGTAAAGCTGATGCAGGGCTTCGGCGAAGGGCTGTTCCGCCTGCTGCTGTTCATGGGGCCGGGCCTTGCGCTTGTCTGCCTGCTCTTCCCGGTGAAGCTGCCGACCGATCTAGGTACATGGAGCATTTACGTTGTCATGCTGCTTTTCAGTTTCTTAATAAATACACAAATTAATATGCTGGTCGGCTTGTTTGCATTCTTCGTGGAGAACAATGAAGGGATGCTTCGAATGAAGCGCGTCGTCGTTGACTTGTTCTCAGGCGTCATTGTGCCGGTATCTTTCTTCCCGGGCTGGCTCGCTGTGACGATGAAATGGCTGCCGTTCCAAGCGATTACGTACCTGCCAAGCTCCGTGTTCACGGGACGTACGACAGGCGATGATGTACTGCGAGTGTTCGGTATTCAGCTGATCTGGTTCCTCGTGCTCATCATTCCGATAGCATGGATATGGCGCATGGCGCGGACCCGGCTGTTCGTGCAAGGAGGTTAAAGCAGATGTTTTATTGGTCACTTGCAATGGAGTATATGAAGAATTATGCGAAGACAAAGCTGACATACCGCGCAGATTTCTGGGTAGAGCTGTTGTCGGACTTGCTGTTCCAAGGGGTTAACCTGATCTTCATCCTAATCGTCTTCCAGCATACACCGGCGCTCGGAGGCTGGTCGGAGGCAGAGGTCGTGTTCGTCTACGGTTATTTCATGGTGCCTGCCGGCATCTTCGGTGCGTTCTTCAACATTTGGAATTTCAGCGATCGCTATATTGTGAAAGGCGAGTTCGACCGCGTACTGACAAGGCCGGCCTACAATCTCTATCAGGTGCTGCTGGAAAATCTCGATCCGCCGTCTTTATTCGGCTCGCTTGTCGGGCTTATTATTATGGTGCTTGGCTGGGGTAATCTCGGACTAGCTTTCAACGTGATGGATATTCTGATGATGATTATTTTCACAATCGGGTCCGTCCTGATCTATGCGGGTCTGTTCACCGCGCTAACGGCAATCTCGTTCTATTCGGATGCGCCAACCGGCATTTTGCCGCTCATGTACAACATCTCGAACTATGGGCGTTATCCGGTTAATATTTATAACAAAATGATCCGGTTCATGCTGACGTGGCTGCTTCCGTTCGCTTTTGTCGGCGTCATCCCGGCCTCGTATTTCTTGAGTACGGACCATGAGGGACTGTCGAAGCTCGCGCTGCTGACACCGGTTATGGGGATCGTTGTGTTCGGAATCGGCATTGGAATATGGAACGTAGGCGTGAAGAAGTACCGGGGAGCAGGATCGTAACAATAAGGCTTCAAGGTTAGGGGATGAGTGAGATGGCGAGAGCGATTAAGGCTAAAGCGGTTGTAGGCAAAAAAGCACCTGATTTCACATTGATGGGGCTAGGCGGACGCGAGGTTACCCTCAGTCAGTTCGCTGGGCGCAAGGTCGTCCTCTTCTTCTATCCGAAGGATTTGACGCCTGCGTGCACGCAGGAATCTTGCGATTTCCGTGATTCCTACTCGGCATTCGGAGAACACAATACGGTGCTGCTTGGGATCAGCATTGACGATGAAGCGACACATGAGCGGTTCAAGGCGAAGTATGAACTGCCTTTCGAGCTGCTGGCCGATCCGGAGCACCGCGTATGTGAGTTATATGGCGTTTGGCAGATGAAGAAGCTGTACGGCCGCGAATATATGGGTCTAGTGCGCTCAACGTTTCTGATTGATGAGAAAGGCAAGCTGGTTCAGGAGTGGCGCAATCTACGCGTGAAGGGTCATGTGGAGGCTGTGCTGGAAGCGGCAAAAGCATTATAAGGCGAGGAGGGGCGGGCTTAGGCTTGCTCCTCTTTTTTGTTGGGAATAGCTCAAGTTTCGAAGCTGCTAACTTTGGTGTCACGATAGTTGGATTTTGAGGTAGAATAGCAAGAATAAGGCAGCAGGAGGCGGATAGGATGGGCCAAAAGATAGGTTGTTTGCACGCGCACTATTCCAATATTGCTTACATTGAGCAGGCATTCGCTGGCGGTGAGGTCGAGCTTGTCCACTATGTTGATCCAGGGCTCATGAGTCGATTATCTTCGCAAGACAGCGGATTCGATGACGAGCAGGCGCGCGAGAAAGTTGTGGAGCAGATGAAGTGGATCGCAGGTACGCAGGTGGATGCCATTCTCATCACGTGTACGAACTATATTGCACTGCTTGATGAAGAGAGACTGAACACTACGATACCTATTATCAAAATCGACGAACCGTTCTTCGCCGCTATCTGCAGCTTGGACGAGCCTCAAACGGTGATGTTCACGAATCCGGCGACGGTCGATGGGACAATGAACCGGCTGCATGCTTTTGCAGCTTCGCGTGGCATAACGCTTGAGCAGATTGACGTGCAGGTCGTTCCGAATACGTTCGAGCTGATCATGCAGGGGAAGAAAGAAGCATATATGGATGAGCTGACGAGCAGCATGAAGGCGTTCTTCTCCGTGAGAGGCAATAGCGCCCGGCTAGCCGTTGCACAGTTGTCGATGGTGGATGCAGCGCAGCAGGTAGAACGCGAACTAGGTGTTCAGATCGTGAATCCCCTTCAAGCACTTGCTTCGGCTTGGCGTGCGAACGGAATGAAATAAATTAATAGATTGATGGGATAATCGCTCTTCCGCGCTGGAAGGGCGATTTTTGTTATGCGATGGGGAGGTGTAAAGGCGGCATATGATGGCGAAACTAGTACAACTAGCCATTCATAGATTGCAAGAATAGGAGTTGAAACGAGTGTTACCTAAACAAACGGTGCAGCAGGAAGAAATGATCGTTCAAGATATGTGGCCGGAGGCGGCGCAGCAATCGCTGCAGCTGATGATGGCGCGGGTGAACAGTGTTCTGCTTGGGAAAAGCGACGTCGTGTCGCGTGTATTTAGCGCGCTGCTCGCGGGAGGGCATGTGCTGCTTGAGGATGTTCCCGGCGTAGGCAAAACCTTGCTCGTTCGAGCTATTGCACGAGTAATGGGTGGGGAGTTCCGCCGCATTCAATTCACATCGGATATGCAGCCGGCAGACGTCATCGGGGGCATGGTATGGGACGGCAAGCGAGGAGAGCTCATCTGGCGGGAAGGGCCGCTCATGGCGAACGTCGTGCTTGCCGATGAGATTAACCGGACGCCGCCGCGGACGCAATCTGCGCTGCTTGAGGCGATGGAGGAGAAGAGCGTAACGGCGGACGGCGTTACTCGGAAGCTGCCGCAGCCGTTCATGCTGCTCGCGACGCAAAATCCGCTGCGCGATGCCGGAACCTATCCGCTGCCGGAAGCGCAGCTGGACCGCTTCATTATGCGGCTGTCCGTCGGCTATCCGTCTCCGGCGGACGAGATCAGTATGCTGGAGGCGAAGACGGCGCAGCGTCTCGTGCCGGAATCGCTCCGTCCGGTCATTATTCCGGAGGAGTGGCTGCGAATGCAGCGGGATGCGC
This window harbors:
- a CDS encoding ABC transporter permease gives rise to the protein MNSAYLELIRIRFLMMLAYRVNYYSGIIIYTINIGAYYFLWEAIFGDQKVLAGFTLAQMTTYVAVSWMARAFYFNNLDREIANEIRDGSVAVQFIRPYNYLFVKLMQGFGEGLFRLLLFMGPGLALVCLLFPVKLPTDLGTWSIYVVMLLFSFLINTQINMLVGLFAFFVENNEGMLRMKRVVVDLFSGVIVPVSFFPGWLAVTMKWLPFQAITYLPSSVFTGRTTGDDVLRVFGIQLIWFLVLIIPIAWIWRMARTRLFVQGG
- the bcp gene encoding thioredoxin-dependent thiol peroxidase, which encodes MARAIKAKAVVGKKAPDFTLMGLGGREVTLSQFAGRKVVLFFYPKDLTPACTQESCDFRDSYSAFGEHNTVLLGISIDDEATHERFKAKYELPFELLADPEHRVCELYGVWQMKKLYGREYMGLVRSTFLIDEKGKLVQEWRNLRVKGHVEAVLEAAKAL
- a CDS encoding AAA family ATPase; this encodes MLPKQTVQQEEMIVQDMWPEAAQQSLQLMMARVNSVLLGKSDVVSRVFSALLAGGHVLLEDVPGVGKTLLVRAIARVMGGEFRRIQFTSDMQPADVIGGMVWDGKRGELIWREGPLMANVVLADEINRTPPRTQSALLEAMEEKSVTADGVTRKLPQPFMLLATQNPLRDAGTYPLPEAQLDRFIMRLSVGYPSPADEISMLEAKTAQRLVPESLRPVIIPEEWLRMQRDAQSVHVHPALMAYAVHIVGQTRSAKELLLGASPRATLDWIRAAQATAYIAGRRFVVPDDLKETAESVLAHRFILHDEAVIGGKSTQAVLGAILAASPVPIPASDGGRRR
- a CDS encoding ABC transporter permease, which gives rise to MFYWSLAMEYMKNYAKTKLTYRADFWVELLSDLLFQGVNLIFILIVFQHTPALGGWSEAEVVFVYGYFMVPAGIFGAFFNIWNFSDRYIVKGEFDRVLTRPAYNLYQVLLENLDPPSLFGSLVGLIIMVLGWGNLGLAFNVMDILMMIIFTIGSVLIYAGLFTALTAISFYSDAPTGILPLMYNISNYGRYPVNIYNKMIRFMLTWLLPFAFVGVIPASYFLSTDHEGLSKLALLTPVMGIVVFGIGIGIWNVGVKKYRGAGS
- a CDS encoding aspartate/glutamate racemase family protein, giving the protein MGQKIGCLHAHYSNIAYIEQAFAGGEVELVHYVDPGLMSRLSSQDSGFDDEQAREKVVEQMKWIAGTQVDAILITCTNYIALLDEERLNTTIPIIKIDEPFFAAICSLDEPQTVMFTNPATVDGTMNRLHAFAASRGITLEQIDVQVVPNTFELIMQGKKEAYMDELTSSMKAFFSVRGNSARLAVAQLSMVDAAQQVERELGVQIVNPLQALASAWRANGMK
- a CDS encoding ABC transporter ATP-binding protein, with the protein product MLAIDVRDLRKQFQVQKNRVGVGGALKDLFKREYNDITAVKDISFQIPKGEICGYIGENGAGKSTTIKMLTGILVPTSGHLQVNGFVPYKEREKFVRGIGVVFGQRSQLWWDIGVIESFQLLRKVYRVPEAEFRNRLNELVERLDLGELLNRPVRKLSLGQRMRCELVASLLHNPSILFLDEPTIGLDIVVKTEIREFLKKINREHGTTILLTTHDLQDIEALCSRVIMLDDGRIIYDGSLDELKARWSKGRELQFQFGELPPLDVLKQLTQGLDGVTWTVDNELTATMWLPHEVNVSDALARVVGSRADIRDIKIMETNTDEIVREIYSSGSASSEAADKLSQSSSSTEQAVSETESGQATVAAASDEEKGQQS